ACGCCTTCCCAGCCGCTGGTTCCGTTCAGTTGCCTTCACGTCTATTGGGGGAAATCTTGATCACCGCACCTCGTCGCGCCCTGCGCCGCCTCACTTCTGGTGCCACGGCGGCAGTCTTCGTTATCACCCTGGCCACAGCCGGACTGGCATTTTCGTCCGCTCCGGCCTACGCGGACCAGGCGCTGGATGACCGCGTGCGCTGCTATCAGCTGCTTGCTTCCGGTTCCGCGGGAGTGAAGCTCGCCGCGCAGGAGGCCCTGGGCTCGGAGTCGCCCGAGATAATCCGGGAATTCCTCCGCTACGGTCAGTATCTCGCCGCCGCCCACGCCGCCGAGGCAGCGGAAATTGGCGGGCTGGCCGAGCAGGCCGAATCAGCAAGCCGGAAGGCGGGCACACAGAAGGCTGCCGCTCTTGCTGCCCTGGCCCAGGCTAGCGATCCCAACGATTCCGCTGCGGCCGGACGTGCCCGGAGTGCCGCCCAGGCGGCCCGGGAAGCGGCAGACGCGGCTGCGGCGGCAGTTGAAGCTGCGCGGAAAACCGAAAGGATCGCCCGTTTGGCGGATTCGACGCGCCTGGTGGCCGAGCGGGAGTTCGGCCAGACGCCGGCCCCTATTGCCAAGCAGCTGGAAGACGCCCGGTTGGCGGCGGAGGCCCAGGAACGCCTGGATAGCCCTGCCCCGGCGCCGGACGAGCAGCAGATCGCCGTCGACAGGCAGCGCGTGTACCAGTACTTGGCCACCGGAACGCCGCATGTCAGCTCGTCGGCGGCAAAGGTCCTCGCGGCTGACGATCCCCTGGTCGCGCGGGAGTTCCTTGAGGTCGGCGTCTTGCGCGGAGTTCCGGAGTCCGGGGCCATTGGCAGGGTGATACGGGCCGGGTCCGCCGTCAGCGCTTTGGTGGA
This genomic window from Arthrobacter sp. 24S4-2 contains:
- a CDS encoding ALF repeat-containing protein gives rise to the protein MITAPRRALRRLTSGATAAVFVITLATAGLAFSSAPAYADQALDDRVRCYQLLASGSAGVKLAAQEALGSESPEIIREFLRYGQYLAAAHAAEAAEIGGLAEQAESASRKAGTQKAAALAALAQASDPNDSAAAGRARSAAQAAREAADAAAAAVEAARKTERIARLADSTRLVAEREFGQTPAPIAKQLEDARLAAEAQERLDSPAPAPDEQQIAVDRQRVYQYLATGTPHVSSSAAKVLAADDPLVAREFLEVGVLRGVPESGAIGRVIRAGSAVSALVEPKEVGAATIKCRCLLPSSDYGKRDGLQYRGLQPGGLRHRERGGARAHHGVRCCAGEAGRCGLSW